In Vibrio fluvialis, the DNA window CTACAGCCGCTTTACATGGCAGAATTCGGACATTCAGACAAACAATAAAGGATTTCCGCCAAATGAGCGTGATTCGCCGAGCCTCACTCAAGCATCCCCAAAGCGCGATCACCGAATGGCACTCTCATCAGGAAGGTCAGCTGTTTTGGGTGAACCAAGGGATTTTGATGGTCGAAGCCGAGCAGCAGCGCTGGACGGTGGCCTCCGGCTGTTTAGCCTGGATACCCGCCGGCTGCCGGCACCGAACCGAGGTGATTACCGATGTGGTAGGCGAACTGCTGTATGTGCAAGACGCAACAATGTTTGATGCCATGCCAGACCCCAAACTGATTCGTTGCGACGATCTCATCACGGCGCTGCTCAAACGGCTGTCCGGCGCCGAATGTAACGCTTCAGACACTCGTGAGCAGGCGTGGCTGGCGCTGCTCGGCAGTGAAATCTCGCACGCACCCGCCACCCCGTTGCAATTGCCACTGCCGGAAGATAAACGAGCGCGCAAGCTCGCCAACTATTTGATTGCCGAGCCGGAGAATCGCCTGAGCCAAGAAGCACTGGCTGAGCGCTTTGGCCTCAGCAGCCGAACGCTGCATCGCCTGTTTCGTCAACAAACGGGCATGACATTTGTGCATTGGCGCCAACAAAGCCGCCTGCTCCACT includes these proteins:
- a CDS encoding AraC family transcriptional regulator, with the protein product MSVIRRASLKHPQSAITEWHSHQEGQLFWVNQGILMVEAEQQRWTVASGCLAWIPAGCRHRTEVITDVVGELLYVQDATMFDAMPDPKLIRCDDLITALLKRLSGAECNASDTREQAWLALLGSEISHAPATPLQLPLPEDKRARKLANYLIAEPENRLSQEALAERFGLSSRTLHRLFRQQTGMTFVHWRQQSRLLHSLSQLEAGKSITEVALASGYDNSSSYIQLFRQRFGVTPKLYLRQRPLLTGMSE